A DNA window from Camelina sativa cultivar DH55 chromosome 13, Cs, whole genome shotgun sequence contains the following coding sequences:
- the LOC104734753 gene encoding calnexin homolog 2-like codes for MRERVFTFVSLLLVALFSFSSLCYCDDQTVLYESFDESFDGRWIVSEKPEYQGVWKHEKSEGHDDYGLLVSEKAKKYGIVKELDEPLNLKDGTVVLQYEARFQEGLECGGAYLKYLRPQEAGWVPQGFDNDSPYSIMFGPDKCGATNKVHFILKHKNPKSGEFVEHHLKFPPSVPFDKLSHVYTAILKPDNEVTILVDGEEKKKGNLLSAEDFEPPLIPSKTIPDPDDKKPEDWDERAKIPDPTAVKPDDWDENAPMEIEDEEAEKPLGWLDDEPEEVDDPEASKPEDWDDEEDGEWEAPKVSNPKCETAPGCGEWKRPMKRNPAYKGKWSSPLIDNPAYKGIWKPRDIPNPDYFELDRPNFEPIAAIGIEIWTMQDGIIFDNILIAKDEKVAETYRQTTWKPKSDVEKEKQKAEAEAAGENGLKSYQKKVFDLLYKVADISFLSAYKSKIMVSCHF; via the exons GTCCTGTATGAATCGTTCGACGAGTCTTTTGATGGTCGTTGGATCGTTTCTGAGAAACCTGAATACCAAG GTGTGTGGAAGCACGAGAAGAGTGAAGGGCATGATGATTACGGACTTCTAGTGAGCGAGAAAGCTAAAAAGTACGGAATTGTGAAGGAGCTTGATGAGCCACTAAACCTTAAAGACGGAACTGTTGTTCTGCAATACGAGGCTCGTTTCCAAGAAGGGCTTGAGTGTGGTGGTGCTTACCTAAAGTATCTTCGTCCTCAAGAAGCTGGATGGGTTCCTCAAGGGTTTGACAACGATTCTCCTTACTCTATCATGTTTGGACCTGACAAGTGTGGTGCTACCAACAAGGTGCATTTCATCTTGAAGCATAAGAATCCTAAGAGTGGCGAGTTTGTTGAGCACCATCTCAAGTTCCCTCCTTCTGTTCCGTTCGACAAGCTTTCTCATGTCTACACTGCTATCTTGAAACCTGATAATGAGGTGACGATTTTGGTTGATggtgaggagaagaagaagggtaacTTACTGTCTGCTGAAGACTTTGAGCCTCCTTTGATCCCTTCCAAGACCATCCCTGATCCGGATGACAAGAAGCCAGAAGACTGGGATGAGAGAGCCAAGATTCCAGATCCTACTGCTGTGAAGCCTGATGACTGGGATGAGAATGCACCCATGGAGATTGAAGATGAGGAAGCTGAGAAACCCCTTGGATGGTTGGATGATGAGCCTGAAGAGGTCGACGACCCTGAG GCAAGCAAGCCTGAAGATTgggatgatgaggaagatggtGAGTGGGAAGCTCCCAAGGTTTCTAACCCCAAGTGTGAGACAGCACCTGGATGTGGCGAATGGAAGAGACCGATGAAGAGGAACCCTGCTTACAAGGGCAAGTGGAGCTCACCTCTCATAGATAACCCAGCTTACAAGGGAATCTGGAAACCCAGAGACATACCAAACCCTGACTACTTTGAGCTTGATAGGCCAAACTTCGAACCTATTGCAGCCATTGGTATTGAGATTTGGACAATGCAAGATGGTATCATATTTGACAACATTCTGATAGCTAAAGACGAAAAGGTTGCTGAAACGTACAGACAAACAACATGGAAGCCCAAGTCTGAtgttgagaaagagaaacaaaaggcaGAGGCTGAAGCTGCTGGTGAAAATGGTCTCAAGAGCTACCAG AAGAAGGTGTTCGACCTCTTGTACAAGGTTGCAGACATTTCTTTCCTGAGTGCATACAAGTCAAAGATCATGGTAAGCTGTCATTTCTAG